The following coding sequences lie in one Osmerus mordax isolate fOsmMor3 chromosome 13, fOsmMor3.pri, whole genome shotgun sequence genomic window:
- the slc6a2 gene encoding sodium-dependent noradrenaline transporter isoform X1, which yields MNIQVLPEHKLSSVAPLKQCNVEKKEVELILVKDQNGVQYTSSSVIPNCSGGPPEDDERETWGKKMDFLLSVIGFAVDLANVWRFPYLCYKNGGGAFLIPYILFLVIAGMPLFYMELALGQYNREGAATVWKICPVFKGVGYTVIIIALYVGFYYNVIIAWSLYYLFSSMTSELPWLHCNNSWNSENCTLPKHFNGSFLANGTSYAKFKITPAAEYYERGVLHLHESRGIQDLGLPRWELTLCLVVVVFILYFSLWKGVKSSGKVVYITATMPYVVLFVLLIRGITLPGAMDGIRAYLHIDFNMLNNPKVWIDAATQIFYSLGAGFGVLIAFASYNKFDNNCYRDALLTSTVNCVTSFFSGFAIFSVLGYMADKHGVKIEDVATDGAGLVFIIYPEAISTLPGSTFWAIVFFIMLLTLGIDSSMGGMEAVITGLTDDFKILKRNRKLFTFATAFGTFLVALFCITNGGIYVLTLLDNYAAGTSILFAVLIEAIGVSWFYGVDRFSEDIERMMGFKPGLYWRLCWKFVSPAFLLFVVVASIVTSTGLNYDDYVFPQWSNVVGWGVAMSSMLFVPIYAIYKFCSVSGTFKQRIAYCITPEHEHHLVAEGNIRQFTLKHWLAI from the exons ATGAACATCCAAGTGCTGCCAGAACATAAGCTCTCATCAGTCGCCCCGCTTAAACAGTGCAATGTGGAAAAAAAGGAAGTTGAGCTGATACTGGTGAAGGACCAGAATGGGGTCCAGTACACTAGCTCGTCTGTCATCCCCAACTGCAGTGGCGGCCCCCCTGAAGATGATGAAAGGGAAACTTGGGGAAAGAAAATGGACTTTCTACTGTCTGTTATAGGCTTCGCAGTGGACTTGGCCAATGTGTGGAGATTCCCTTACTTGTGTTACAAGAATGGAGGAG GTGCCTTTTTGATCCCATACATTCTGTTCCTGGTCATTGCTGGGATGCCCTTATTCTACATGGAGTTAGCCTTGGGCCAGTACAACAGAGAAGGGGCCGCCACAGTCTGGAAGATATGCCCTGTGTTTAAAG GTGTGGGCTATACTGTCATCATCATCGCCCTGTACGTTGGCTTCTACTACAACGTCATCATAGCCTGGTCTCTCTACTACCTGTTCTCGTCCATGACCAGCGAGCTGCCATGGCTTCACTGTAACAACAGCTGGAACAGCGAGAACTGTACTCTCCCCAAGCACTTCAACGGCTCGTTCTTGGCCAATGGGACATCCTACGCCAAGTTTAAGATCACGCCGGCGGCGGAGTACTATGA gCGGGGTGTGTTGCATCTCCATGAGAGCAGGGGCATCCAGGACCTGGGCTTACCCCGCTGGGAGCTCACTCTATGTCTTGTGGTTGTGGTCTTCATCCTATACTTCAGCCTGTGGAAGGGCGTTAAGTCCTCAGGCAAG GTGGTGTACATCACAGCCACTATGCCCTACGTGGTGCTGTTTGTGTTGTTGATCCGAGGCATCACTCTGCCAGGTGCCATGGACGGCATACGGGCCTACCTCCACATCGACTTCAACATGCTCAATAACCccaag GTGTGGATCGATGCTGCCACACAGATCTTCTACTCTCTAGGAGCAGGCTTCGGGGTGCTCATCGCCTTCGCCAGCTACAACAAATTCGACAACAACTGCTACAG GGATGCTCTCCTGACCAGTACAGTGAACTGTGTCACCAGCTTCTTCTCAGGGTTTGCCATCTTTTCTGTGCTGGGTTACATGGCTGACAAACATGGCGTGAAAATAGAGGACGTAGCCACAGatg GGGCAGGACTGGTGTTCATTATCTACCCAGAGGCCATCTCCACTTTGCCCGGTTCTACGTTTTGGGCCATAGTATTCTTCATCATGCTGCTGACGCTGGGTATCGACAGCTCT ATGGGCGGTATGGAGGCAGTAATTACAGGCCTCACTGACGACTTCAAAATCCTCAAGAGGAACAGGAAACTGTTCACCTTCGCCACTGCATTCGGCACTTTCCTGGTCGCCTTGTTCTGCATCACTAAC GGAGGCATCTATGTCCTTACTCTACTAGATAACTACGCAGCAGGAACCTCTATACTGTTTGCGGTGCTGATCGAAGCTATAGGGGTGTCCTGGTTTTACG GAGTGGACCGTTTCAGTGAGGATATTGAGCGCATGATGGGCTTCAAGCCAGGTCTCTACTGGAGGCTGTGCTGGAAATTTGTCAGCCCAGCCTTCCTGCTG TTTGTGGTGGTTGCCAGCATCGTGACCTCAACTGGCCTGAATTACGATGACTATGTCTTCCCTCAGTGGTCCAACGTGGTTGGCTGGGGTGTGGCCATGTCCTCTATGCTCTTTGTCCCCATCTACGCCATCTACAAGTTTTGCAGCGTGTCAGGCACTTTCAAACAG AGGATAGCTTACTGCATCACACCTGAACATGAACATCACCTAGTGGCCGAGGGGAACATCAGGCAGTTCACG CTTAAGCACTGGTTGGCCATCTGA
- the slc6a2 gene encoding sodium-dependent noradrenaline transporter isoform X2 — MNIQVLPEHKLSSVAPLKQCNVEKKEVELILVKDQNGVQYTSSSVIPNCSGGPPEDDERETWGKKMDFLLSVIGFAVDLANVWRFPYLCYKNGGGAFLIPYILFLVIAGMPLFYMELALGQYNREGAATVWKICPVFKGVGYTVIIIALYVGFYYNVIIAWSLYYLFSSMTSELPWLHCNNSWNSENCTLPKHFNGSFLANGTSYAKFKITPAAEYYERGVLHLHESRGIQDLGLPRWELTLCLVVVVFILYFSLWKGVKSSGKVVYITATMPYVVLFVLLIRGITLPGAMDGIRAYLHIDFNMLNNPKVWIDAATQIFYSLGAGFGVLIAFASYNKFDNNCYRDALLTSTVNCVTSFFSGFAIFSVLGYMADKHGVKIEDVATDGAGLVFIIYPEAISTLPGSTFWAIVFFIMLLTLGIDSSMGGMEAVITGLTDDFKILKRNRKLFTFATAFGTFLVALFCITNGGIYVLTLLDNYAAGTSILFAVLIEAIGVSWFYGPSSLPLSLHLATLTSSSPATPP; from the exons ATGAACATCCAAGTGCTGCCAGAACATAAGCTCTCATCAGTCGCCCCGCTTAAACAGTGCAATGTGGAAAAAAAGGAAGTTGAGCTGATACTGGTGAAGGACCAGAATGGGGTCCAGTACACTAGCTCGTCTGTCATCCCCAACTGCAGTGGCGGCCCCCCTGAAGATGATGAAAGGGAAACTTGGGGAAAGAAAATGGACTTTCTACTGTCTGTTATAGGCTTCGCAGTGGACTTGGCCAATGTGTGGAGATTCCCTTACTTGTGTTACAAGAATGGAGGAG GTGCCTTTTTGATCCCATACATTCTGTTCCTGGTCATTGCTGGGATGCCCTTATTCTACATGGAGTTAGCCTTGGGCCAGTACAACAGAGAAGGGGCCGCCACAGTCTGGAAGATATGCCCTGTGTTTAAAG GTGTGGGCTATACTGTCATCATCATCGCCCTGTACGTTGGCTTCTACTACAACGTCATCATAGCCTGGTCTCTCTACTACCTGTTCTCGTCCATGACCAGCGAGCTGCCATGGCTTCACTGTAACAACAGCTGGAACAGCGAGAACTGTACTCTCCCCAAGCACTTCAACGGCTCGTTCTTGGCCAATGGGACATCCTACGCCAAGTTTAAGATCACGCCGGCGGCGGAGTACTATGA gCGGGGTGTGTTGCATCTCCATGAGAGCAGGGGCATCCAGGACCTGGGCTTACCCCGCTGGGAGCTCACTCTATGTCTTGTGGTTGTGGTCTTCATCCTATACTTCAGCCTGTGGAAGGGCGTTAAGTCCTCAGGCAAG GTGGTGTACATCACAGCCACTATGCCCTACGTGGTGCTGTTTGTGTTGTTGATCCGAGGCATCACTCTGCCAGGTGCCATGGACGGCATACGGGCCTACCTCCACATCGACTTCAACATGCTCAATAACCccaag GTGTGGATCGATGCTGCCACACAGATCTTCTACTCTCTAGGAGCAGGCTTCGGGGTGCTCATCGCCTTCGCCAGCTACAACAAATTCGACAACAACTGCTACAG GGATGCTCTCCTGACCAGTACAGTGAACTGTGTCACCAGCTTCTTCTCAGGGTTTGCCATCTTTTCTGTGCTGGGTTACATGGCTGACAAACATGGCGTGAAAATAGAGGACGTAGCCACAGatg GGGCAGGACTGGTGTTCATTATCTACCCAGAGGCCATCTCCACTTTGCCCGGTTCTACGTTTTGGGCCATAGTATTCTTCATCATGCTGCTGACGCTGGGTATCGACAGCTCT ATGGGCGGTATGGAGGCAGTAATTACAGGCCTCACTGACGACTTCAAAATCCTCAAGAGGAACAGGAAACTGTTCACCTTCGCCACTGCATTCGGCACTTTCCTGGTCGCCTTGTTCTGCATCACTAAC GGAGGCATCTATGTCCTTACTCTACTAGATAACTACGCAGCAGGAACCTCTATACTGTTTGCGGTGCTGATCGAAGCTATAGGGGTGTCCTGGTTTTACG gcccttcctcccttcctctctccctccacctcgccACCCTGACCTCCTCGTCTCCAGCTAccccaccctga